Proteins from a genomic interval of Arvicola amphibius chromosome 10, mArvAmp1.2, whole genome shotgun sequence:
- the Hes1 gene encoding transcription factor HES-1, giving the protein MPADIMEKNSSSPVAATPASVNTTPDKPKTASEHRKSSKPIMEKRRRARINESLSQLKTLILDALKKDSSRHSKLEKADILEMTVKHLRNLQRAQMTAALSTDPSVLGKYRAGFSECMNEVTRFLSTCEGVNTEVRTRLLGHLANCMTQINAMTYPGQPHPALQAPPPPPSGPGGPQHSPFAPPPPLVPIPGGAAPPPGSAPCKLGSQAGEAAKVFGGFQVVPAPDGQFAFLIPNGAFAHSGPVIPVYTSNSGTSVGPNAVSPSSGSSLTADSMWRPWRN; this is encoded by the exons atgccaGCTGATATAATGGAGAAAAACTCCTCGTCCCCGGTGGCTGCTACCCCAGCCAGTGTCAACACGACACCGGACAAACCAAAGACCGCCTCTGAGCACAGAAAG tCGTCAAAGCCTATCATGGAGAAGAGGCGAAGAGCAAGAATAAATGAAAGTCTGAGCCAGCTGAAAACACTGATTTTGGACGCACTTAAGAAAGAT AGCTCCCGGCATTCCAAGCTGGAGAAGGCAGACATTCTGGAAATGACAGTGAAGCACCTCCGGAACCTGCAGCGGGCGCAGATGACCG ccgcGCTCAGCACAGACCCGAGCGTGTTGGGGAAGTACCGCGCCGGCTTCAGCGAGTGCATGAACGAGGTGACCCGCTTCCTGTCCACGTGTGAGGGCGTTAACACCGAGGTGCGCACTCGGCTCCTGGGCCACCTGGCCAACTGCATGACCCAGATCAACGCCATGACCTACCCCGGGCAGCCGCACCCCGCCTTGCaggcgccgccgccgcccccgtCAGGACCAGGCGGCCCCCAGCACTCGCCGTTCGCGCCACCGCCACCGCTTGTGCCCATCCCCGGGGGCGCGGCGCCCCCTCCCGGCAGCGCACCCTGCAAGTTGGGCAGCCAGGCTGGAGAGGCTGCCAAGGTTTTTGGCGGCTTCCAGGTGGTACCGGCTCCTGACGGCCAATTTGCCTTCCTCATCCCCAACGGGGCCTTCGCCCACAGCGGCCCGGTCATCCCGGTCTACACCAGCAACAGCGGGACCTCGGTCGGTCCTAACGCAGTGTCTCCTTCCAGCGGTTCCTCGCTCACTGCGGACTCCATGTGGAGGCCGTGGCGGAACTGA